AacctgcactgccctgcccaccctcctgAAGACAACTTTTGTGGGGAGGCAGTCCTGTCCCGTCTGGGTGGCGCAGGGGCAGCTCGTGGACTGCAGGTCACCCTCTGCCATCATGTTGGAGAAAGAGCCCCCCAACTCCAGCGaaggccagcagggctggttcTCAGCCAGGAACGGCAGTGGCAGCTCCCTGGACCTGGAGTCCGTGGTGCAGCCCCTCGCCCTGAACCCGTGGGACGTTGTCCTCTGCGTCTCGGGGACCGTCATCTCCTGTGAGAACGCCATCGTGGTGGTGGTCATCTTCTACACCCCGGCCTTCCACGCCCCCATGTTCCTCCTGATCGGCAGCTTGGCCACAGCCGACCTGCTGGCAGGTCTGGGGCTGATCCTGCACTTTGCCTTCGTGTACTTCATCCCGTCGGAGGCGGTCAGCCTGCTCACCGTGGGGCTGCTGGTCACCTCCTTCACGGCCAGCGTCGGCAGCCTGCTGGCCATCACCATCGACCGCTACCTGTCCCTCTGCAACGCCCTGACCTACTACTCGGACAGGACGGTCACCAGGACTTACATCATGCTGATCCTCACCTGGGGAGCCTCCATCTGCTACGGGCTGCTGCCCGTGCTGGGCTGGAACTGCCTGCAGGAGCCCTCGGCCTGCAGCATCGTGCGGCCGCTGACCAGGAGCCACCTGGCGCTGCTGTCCGTGTCGTTCCTGGCGGTGTTCGCGGTCATGCTCCAGCTCTACGTGCAGATCTGTCGCATCGTGTGCCGGCACGCCCAGCAGATCGCCGTGCAGCGGCACTTGCTGGCCAGCTCCCACGATGTCACCACCCGCAAGGGCATCGCCACCCTGGCCGTCATCCTGGGCACCTTCGCGTCCTGCTGGCTGCCCTTCGCCGTGTACGGGCTGCTGGGCGACGCCAGCTCCCCGGCCCTCTACACCTACGCCACGCTGCTGCCCGCCACCTACAACTCGCTGCTGAACCCCGTCATCTACGCCTTCCGGAACCAGGAGATCCAGAAAGTGCTGTGGGCCGTGTGCTGCGGCTGCTTCTCCTCCGCGCTGCCTTTCCGCTCCCGCTCCCCCAGTGACGTCTGAGGTGCCCCCCCCGCATCTCTCACtcacccatggcaggggggtgtgCTCGGTTCTCCCTTTTCATTCCCAGAGGCACATtgcaggagctcctggaaccaggcagctcttcccagcctcATCCTTTTGGGCACAACCCCttcttttcctctatttttccactttttgaATAGAGAGAAAAACGTATTTTTTATCCATAATATAATCTATATTTATGAGTGAGAGAGAGGGGGGACATcctcatattttctttaaaactatttatgatgctttatttttttaagggcGAGGAAACACCAGGAACGTTCATCcctctcttgttttttttactACCTTGTTATTTACCTCAGATagccaaaatatattttgtacaTTTGGGTAGGGGAGGAGAGACTCGTTGTCAGAGGAGAAGGGACTCaacaccccctgctccccccgCCCCCTTCACCTGGCCATCcatccatttatttatttattggtattttggtattttaattattattttatttgatttccaTGCCTCCCTCCCGCCGCCCAGCGCTGGGCCCTGCTGCCCTCTAGTGCTCGCTGCCTTCAGGAGGGGCTGCCGGAGGCTCTGCGCCCCCAAACCCACAACTTCTGGGGTTCCCTGTGTGCTGGACCCCCTCACGGCACCCAGGGCTCCCCCTGCCAAAGCCTTTCTTTGCACTGGGGTTGGGTTTGCACATTTCTGGGCTGGGGAATGGATGAGAAGGGGaccctgggatgggatccccgggatgggatccctgggatgggatccctgggatgggatccatcAGGACAGGACCCCTCTGGGTCAGGGTGGGGGGAGCTTCTTGTTTACAAGTCTGGTAGgggaataaattaatttgtggTACGAGGCGCTGCTGTTTgatgctggggagggggtgggacGGCGTTTCCCGGGGGGCAGACGAGGCTGAGGCTCCGAGCCCCACCAGGGCCACCCCCTGCTCCATTTCCCTGCTGCGGGCAGGAGATGCCGAGTGACAGCGCTGCCCCCACCCTTCACATCCTGTTAGCAGGAGCTGGCCCGGGGGGAGCAGCAGCGAGGCCCCggccatcctcatcctcacagcccagcaggcacaggggctgCATCCAGCGCTGCTGGTGACATCTGGCGCGTCCCCCCGCCCCGGGATGGCGAGGACTCGTTCCCACCGTGGGCTCCCGTCCGAGGGGGTGCAGCCTGGGCTCCGTGCAGCAGGAACGGCCcctctgcctccatccctgcccccagTCCTCTCCTGgtgagggggcacagggggaccGTGCCCAGCACCCCCACACTGATTGCCACGCTCACACAGGAGCTGCCCGCTGGGGTTAATGATGGCAGAGCTAATTAGGGCAGTTCGGCCCCTCCggagcagcacccccagagcccccgcACCGCTGCCCACCCCGCTcggggagcagcaggaccctCCAGGCTTTGTGCATCCGCAGAGCCCGGGGTGCAGAGAGCCCGGGGTGCAAAGAGTTCGGGGTGCAGAGAGCCCGGGGTGCAGAGAGCCCGGGGTGCAGAGAGCCCGGGGTGCAGAGAGTTCGGGGTGCAGAGAGCCCGGGGTGCAGAGAGCTTGGGGTGCAGAGAGTTCGGGGTGCAGAGAGTTCGGGGTGCAGAGAGCTCGGGGTGCAGAGAGTTCGGGGTGCAGAGAGCCCGGGGCTGGCTCGGGGTGCAGAGAGCTCGGGGTGCAGAGCCCGGGGGTGCAGAGAGTTCGGGGTGTAGAGAGCCCGGGGCTGGCTCGGGGCCCGGGGGTCTGTGCAGGTCCCTGCTCGGGACCTGGTGGCAGCCCCGAGGGCCGGGGCTGTTTGTTGCAAAGGAAATGGAGATTCCCCTGGGCTGGGCGCTGTCAAGGGGCTGTGTTAGCAAGGGATGAGGGCAGAGGGGGCCGGGAGGGCTGAAGGACCCACAGATCgtgccctgctctcccagggctgggctcggTGCTGGGGATGGCAAATTTTGGGCTCCCTTGTCCTCACCGAGGTTAAGCCAGAGGCTGGCGGTGTTCATTCCACCCCAGGGCTCAGATGGGATAATTCCCCAGCCTGCCTCCCCCAGCAGTGAAAAATCCCCtaattccagctctgctgtatTCAGGGGCAGGTTTTACCTGGTGATTCTTATGTCAACATCACATGGCAGCTGAAACAGCTTTTCTGTCCCTCGTGCCTCCCCTGCTGATGTCTTCAGAGGGAGCTTCTCCACGGTGAGCAAACCCATCCAGTTCCTCCCGTCCCTGGGGTGGCTGTCACtccccctggggacagggtgacacacCGGAGTGTGCAGGGCACAAAGGCAGCACGGTTCAGgtctctgcagcccctgctcaggcTCCCACCCACCCGGGCCGGCCGTGGGGGTGGGCACGGGGCTGCAGCcccccctcccagctcctggcagggctgtgccgtGGTTGATGAGATTCCCAGATCATGCAGAGGGCTCAGCAGCTGCGGTGACCCACGGTGACAGCGTGGCTTCAAAAGCCATCACAGCTCAAGCCAGGCATTTCCCCAGGACCAGAAATTcgggagctgtgggagctgagcCCTCAGTAAATTCTTGTCACCACCACTCCAAAAATGTCACCCTCgcagccccatcccctgctgccaccacgGTGGCTCCGTGTGCCCCTGCCCAGGTGGGAAATGCCCCCTTTGGCTCCTACCTGTGTCTGGAAGGGGGAAGCCACGACCCCGGCCCTGCTAGTGCTGGTCGCTCTCCCAGGGACATTCCCGGTGCTCCAGGCCTTTGGGGGACGATGGAGCAGGTGGGGAGATGCAGCAGGGCCCAGCCTGCTCCCTTTTCCGGTGCAGAAAGATGCAGAAAGTGAAGCTATAAAAAAGAGTCAAACCCATCCAAGAAGGAGCCGGAGCGCTGAGCAGCCACCCCCACgccagggatgtgcaggagaGGCTCAGCCCAACTTTGGGGTTAAAATATGAGCTGAGAGACGTGGGCACGGCCTCACCCCAGCTGTGCTCGCACATCTGGCAGggccagcccttcccaggctcCCAGCAGATGCCGCAAGCTCAGGCAGCTCTTGCCTCCCgtgctgcagtgcaggcaggggcagggctggggtttgctccccttctccctgtgagcagccctggtcctgctggcagcagtggagCCCAGATCTGGCTCCCAGCACTTGCCCTTGGCCACCGTGCAGGTGAGAGAGCTGGCAGCAcccacacagagccagggctggcccCAAACCTCCCGCTCCAGaacccctgctccagccctggtgccaAAACCACCGGGGTTCTGCCAgatgggaggagggaaggaggttGCTGCTACCCCAAAACCTCTCCCTGGCACCCTGAACCCCAAGTTCCCTGCCTGGGGCACAGCTGAGAGCTGTCCTTCCCCACACCCCATCCCagtctctgctctctgcctttcTGGAGTGCCCACGGTGGGACCACGAGTCCTGAcgctcctcctgccccaccctgGGACCGCCGGGCCgtggggagggctggcagccccagctATGGGCCTGGGTTACATCTAAATGAGAAACCTCAGCCCTGGCTTGGGGGATTTTGTTTCCTtggaagcaggagcaggcaggaaatgaagaaaacacGGCCCTGCTGTAAGTGTTTTACCAAATGCCggaggcagcaggaggcatttcccagcacagctcagcctcgAGCATCATCCCCAGCCACCACCAAGCCATGGCTCTGGCGGCATCAGATGGTGCTTCCCAGGGAGGGAAGCCTGTCTGAAGGGCTGTGCTTGGTGGGAAACAGCACAGTTCAAGGAGAGGGGGTCAGCAGcctcccattccatccctgctgaTGCAGAAGGGCTTCGTGCCAtgagcccaggctgtgcagggaccCGGGGCCAGCAGGACCCTCTGCTCTGCATGGGAGGCTCCCAGAGGACCAGGctgccatgctggctcagggctggggcttTGTCTAAGTGGATGGGGACAGAAATTCGGCCCTGgccacatccccagctcctgccttaAGCCCCGGCCATGCCGGCGCTGGCCTTTGCAGAGCGGCTGAGCCCGGcgcagagctgctgccctgccagacTGCAGAAACTTGAGCTCCAAATAACATAATTCCTCTGGCACCCCGTGGTTATTtgtgagctgctgtgagcagatGGAAGAGTTACAGATAAAGCCATCCGCAGCACGGGAGCCGATTGCCTTCCCCACACACCCGCGTAGGCAACGGcaaaggcagggaggaggagagaaaaaacccaccaggcagcagagaggagagagaggagtcAGCCATTTctgaggggctgagctgccatCTCAGCACACCTACGTGCCAGCAACGGGGACTTTCTGCTGGCACGGGGCCCTTCCCGGGGTGCAGAAGAGGGGAGCGCTCTCCCACCACCCAtggctgcctgggcagggatggcagcgCCAGCCGGGGGTGACATTGGCACGGCGGAGCTGCCACACACTGGGAGAGCAGGCTGCTAACGCTGATCCGAGCTGGCAGCGCCTGCACTTGCTTCGGTCCCAGAGGGGGAATTAAGGGAGAGAAGCTGACGTCAGTGGTGGAAAGGACACACAGCCCACTCGTCCAAGGCAGCCGGCAGCATCTTCTGGGTGTTGCTAACACCACCttgaaggagaaaattaaataagtCTTTGGAGACGGGGGCTCCTGCgaaggcacagcctggccagctGTGATCCTGCGCCGAGTGCTGTGGCAGAGACAGACGGGCACGGAGAGGGATCAAAGGCCAGGCCAAGGTCGGTGTGCCAGGGCTGCGGAGCCGTGGAGatgctgccccagctgcagcagcacagggcagctcagggacaggctggggctcacaccatccatccatccatccatccatccatccatccatccatccatccatccatccatccatccatccatccatccatcactgCTGGGCTTCTCCTCCCTGCACCCAGCTgaacctcagctctgcctccctggaGGTGGGAGCgtggggctctgggggctgcccAGGAAGGCGGATCTGGGACCAAGATTTCCCTGTTGTTTACCAGCACAGAACTCACCAACACCCCTGAACTCTGGTGATGACTTCCAAGGGCTGTCACTGCAAAAGCACAAGGCTGTGTGCTGTCCTGCGCCCCAgaaaagcagaggcagcacctgGCCACAGCCACACCCATCCaaggcagccagcagctccagttgcTCCCCCAGGCTCCAGCTGGAGCCCGGAGCTGGGACATGCGGCTCCAGGGAGTGTGGAAGGcacagagctccctccttcccctgccctctGCGCCCCAGCATGACTAAAGGCCTTGCTTGTTCAGGAGCTGGCAAGGCCAATTAATCTAATGAGGTTTTGCAGCCAGGGACCATTGTCAGCCAAGAAAGGCACAGCGCTGCGGAGCGAGGCACCGGTGTCTCCTAAAGCCAAGGGAATTTGGCAGAGCAAAGCCCGCGGTAAAAGCAGGGgcgaggagcagcagggacagagcctttTGTTGCTTTTCACCAACcagccagagcacagagccccaCCGAGCGGGGCCAGACGAGGCACCTGAGCTCGGGGCCAgcagccaccgctgccaggcAGTCACTGCACGGGGACCTGGAGCTGCGAaatggaggcagagctgcagcagcccctgcccagcccagctgcagcactctGCTCTGCAAGATGGAGCCTGGGCTCGTTTCCTatggcagggaggctggaggctgctcctgcctgcgGCTTCCTCGGTGCTGTGACCCTCAAAGTCTCGCTGTGAACAGCCCTCAGCCCACCCAGGCATGGAGAAGGTGCCAAAGGTGTTTGCCAGGCAGCTCGGGATGCACCAGCTCCCCTTGGCCTCCACCCGGGCAGGAGGAGCCTCCACGGACACTGGGCTGCCCAAGGGACACCGTGGTGGCACTGAGGACACAAGGACAGGCGGTCCAAGGGACACCGTGGTGGCACTGAGGACACAAGGACAGGCTGCCCAAGGGACACCGTGGTGGCACTGAGGACACAAGGACACGCTGCCCAAGGGACACCCTGAGCTGCCCAAGGGACaccctggtggcactgaggaCACAAGGACAGGCTGCCCAAGGGACACCCTGGTGGCACTAAGGACACAAGGACAGGCACGGGCGGCTCAGGTggccccagagctcccaggaaCGAGCTGGgtttgcccagagcagctgtggctgccccattcctgtccagggccaggctggacagggcttggaggacccagggacagtgggaggtgccCCTGCCATGGAAGGAGATGAgatttgaggtcccttccagcccaaaagTCACACAGGaaggcactgcagcccctgtgccaggcccagCTCACACCcccagtgacacacacaggcacCGAGTGGATAGAAAGGTTTTatcaagttttaaaaaagaatcaaaaaaattattactttttttttttatacatgtacattacaaaatatttgcagttgGGATCTTCATCCAGGGGTTACTGAGCTgattattaaaaacaacaaaacaaagcagcaggaaatctGGCTTATACAGCAACCGACAGGAGAAAGAAGCACAGACATTTCCCGGGAATACCGGAGGCAGGGACCTGCACGGGGAGGTGCCAGGAGGGACGAGGGCCGGGCTCTGGTCCCACCCCActgcctccctgcagagcccggcCCAGCAGTGTTTATTTTGCAGGGGTAAAAAACAAACCTGATAGATCTATGGCATTTTGCTCacatgtttggggtttttcgtccttttttcttctttctaagCAGTTTCACTGCTGAAACTCCTTTGGTCTGAAGGGAGGAGCCCCCTGCACCCTGAGAGTATCCACCAAGCCTGGCTGGGTCTGTGGAGGGCACTTCCCacccctcctctcccaccttgtctcctgctcagcaataaacCCCTAAGATACAAGTGGAATAATTActcttataaatatatttatatcatGTAGGAAAATAAGGCACTTCAGGAGGGGTTACAGCATGTCTAATTCTATGACATTCtaatcaggaagaaaaatgggtTAGTTTCTGAAGtgaattaaaatgaatgttAATACAGTAATAAAAACATCGGATCCACTTCCACTTCAAGGCTTtgtttaaaaaggaagagaagaaagcacCCCCGAAATCCAACAGCAGTGAAACCTGACCCGGGGCAGCTGCATCtgccctgccaggcagctcGGTCCCAGAGCCCCTCCAGGGCAGGGACTCCAAAGGAAACACGTTAAATAAgttcattggaaaaaaaaaaatatccacgGTATCCTTTCCCTGCAATGAGACTGAGCACGTtccccaggcaccgggagctCCGGGAGCCCCTGCCCGGCtctggaggagagcagagcagcgaAGGTCAGGGCTGAGCCCGGGCAGccggggagggaaggggggcaCGGGGGAGAGGCTGCGAGAGCAGCAGCCAAGCACTGCGGGCGAGGACACCGCCAGAATGTTTAACCAGCACGGCGAGCGAGGGAAGGCGGCCCTGCCTGCCCGGACTTGCAGCCGGTGGCTCCCAGGATGGGCGAAATGGCTGcggggggagcaggggctgatAGATGGGAACAGGGGCTGGTGgaagggagatggggatggtggaggggagatggggatggtataggggagcaggggctggtggagggaagcaggggctgatagaggggagcaggggctgatAGATGGGAACAGGGGCTGGTGgaagggagatggggatggtggaggggagcaggggctggtggtgaggagatggggctggtggaggggagcaggggatggtggaagggagcaggggatggtggaagggagatggggatggtggaggggagatggggatggtggtgaggagcaggggatggtggaggggagcaggggctggtggAAGGGATGAGGGGCTGGTGGAAGGAGGTAGGATCTGCTGAAAGGGAGCAGGAACTGATggaagggagcaggggctggtggaggggagcaggggctggtggaagggagcaggggatggtataggggagcaggggatggtggaagggagcaggggctggtggaaggaagcaggagctgatggaggggagcaggaggtgatGGAAGGGAGATGGGGCTagtggaggggagcagggggtggtggaggg
The genomic region above belongs to Catharus ustulatus isolate bCatUst1 chromosome 26, bCatUst1.pri.v2, whole genome shotgun sequence and contains:
- the GPR3 gene encoding G-protein coupled receptor 3 — its product is MLEKEPPNSSEGQQGWFSARNGSGSSLDLESVVQPLALNPWDVVLCVSGTVISCENAIVVVVIFYTPAFHAPMFLLIGSLATADLLAGLGLILHFAFVYFIPSEAVSLLTVGLLVTSFTASVGSLLAITIDRYLSLCNALTYYSDRTVTRTYIMLILTWGASICYGLLPVLGWNCLQEPSACSIVRPLTRSHLALLSVSFLAVFAVMLQLYVQICRIVCRHAQQIAVQRHLLASSHDVTTRKGIATLAVILGTFASCWLPFAVYGLLGDASSPALYTYATLLPATYNSLLNPVIYAFRNQEIQKVLWAVCCGCFSSALPFRSRSPSDV